The following are encoded in a window of Prochlorococcus marinus str. MIT 1013 genomic DNA:
- a CDS encoding cysteine desulfurase family protein, translated as MNNIYLDASATTPPHIDVINKLKDIQSECWGNPSSIHKVGVFAREILERSRLSIANKLKASSDEIFFTSGATESNYLSLKVVSNNLDKGRLVISSVEHPSINLIANQLHNDGWDIKYWPVDRYGIINLDLLEEMLSPPTKMVSIIWGQSEIGAIQPINLIGNECKKRNILFHTDATQVLPSGLIDWSKLNVDMLSASAHKLQGPKGIGLLMLRRGVRELLLNDPSYGFKNGSIRSGTESVPLIAGFSTAIDLLNEYIEVTDNQTLFPKNNVSKMTSLLKQNLAKNKQLTFIGPHRERLPNNLSYLCHTKSMFPIKGREIVRLLSKYGVYISSGSACSSSSQGPNPILVAINVDKPLQESGLRITIGPWISNDDINSVSNIIDESLQSLELKKQ; from the coding sequence ATGAATAATATTTATCTCGATGCATCAGCGACTACTCCGCCACATATAGATGTTATTAATAAACTAAAGGATATTCAATCTGAATGCTGGGGGAATCCATCAAGTATCCATAAAGTTGGGGTTTTTGCAAGAGAGATTTTGGAAAGATCTAGATTATCAATAGCTAATAAATTAAAAGCTTCATCTGACGAAATTTTTTTCACATCTGGAGCAACTGAGTCAAATTATCTTTCTCTTAAAGTTGTATCTAATAATCTTGATAAAGGAAGACTTGTTATAAGTAGCGTTGAACACCCTTCTATTAACTTAATAGCCAATCAATTACATAATGATGGTTGGGATATTAAATACTGGCCTGTAGATCGTTATGGAATTATCAACCTTGATTTGTTGGAGGAGATGTTATCTCCTCCAACAAAAATGGTTTCGATAATCTGGGGCCAAAGTGAGATTGGGGCCATTCAGCCCATAAATCTCATAGGTAATGAATGTAAAAAACGAAATATACTTTTTCATACTGATGCTACACAGGTCCTCCCTAGCGGTCTTATTGATTGGAGTAAATTAAATGTTGATATGCTTAGTGCCTCTGCGCATAAACTTCAAGGCCCAAAAGGTATTGGATTATTAATGTTGCGTAGAGGCGTTCGAGAGTTATTACTTAATGATCCTTCATATGGATTTAAGAATGGCTCTATAAGATCTGGTACAGAGTCAGTTCCCCTTATTGCAGGTTTTTCAACAGCAATTGACCTTCTTAATGAATATATAGAGGTTACTGATAATCAAACATTATTCCCCAAGAATAATGTCTCCAAAATGACTTCTCTTTTAAAACAAAATCTAGCTAAGAATAAACAACTTACTTTTATTGGTCCTCATAGAGAACGTCTACCGAATAATCTTTCATATCTCTGTCATACAAAATCAATGTTTCCAATTAAAGGTAGAGAAATTGTTCGATTATTATCAAAATATGGCGTTTATATAAGTAGTGGTAGTGCATGCTCATCATCTAGTCAAGGACCAAATCCCATACTGGTAGCAATTAATGTTGATAAACCACTACAAGAATCTGGATTAAGAATAACTATTGGTCCATGGATTTCAAATGATGATATTAACTCAGTTTCAAATATAATAGATGAATCATTGCAATCTTTAGAACTCAAAAAACAATGA
- a CDS encoding DUF1995 family protein, with product MNNKLPSDLREAESNVYESIQSYFSSNSQQSFLSINLRFEGLRINPIIFRLSNKLTEIKFDNILLWADAGGAALAKRDNPELANKIFTFKEFINSTDLLNSFLLVCSPQPYDIEMFEQVCSHTNSTVIMINGKLEDPIVGIGSVGREMRKRFAEKWEVLYYVQPLSMGALLKRFPNDWELFKLNTNGYSFAKSFDKRPDDETIMLNL from the coding sequence ATGAATAATAAGCTACCCTCAGATCTTAGAGAAGCAGAATCAAATGTTTATGAATCAATCCAAAGCTATTTTTCAAGTAATTCTCAACAATCTTTTCTTTCTATCAACCTAAGATTTGAAGGATTAAGAATTAATCCAATAATATTTCGTTTATCTAACAAACTAACTGAAATTAAATTCGATAATATTTTATTATGGGCCGATGCTGGAGGAGCTGCTCTTGCTAAAAGAGACAACCCTGAATTGGCTAATAAGATTTTTACATTTAAGGAGTTTATTAATTCAACAGATTTGTTGAATTCATTCTTATTAGTCTGTTCTCCTCAACCATATGATATTGAGATGTTTGAGCAAGTATGTTCACATACTAATTCAACCGTAATTATGATTAATGGTAAGTTGGAAGATCCAATAGTAGGTATTGGAAGTGTCGGTAGGGAAATGAGGAAAAGATTTGCTGAAAAATGGGAAGTACTTTATTATGTTCAACCATTATCTATGGGCGCATTATTAAAAAGATTTCCTAATGATTGGGAGCTTTTTAAATTAAACACTAATGGATATTCTTTTGCTAAATCATTTGATAAGCGACCTGATGATGAAACTATAATGCTAAACTTATAA
- a CDS encoding D-alanyl-D-alanine carboxypeptidase, with protein MIKKLYLYIGFILLSVNIVNGNLFSLFSYIRQRDNINKISPEKFNICKPLQKKLEDYTYNFNANISVSILDKSGDFIVDINGYIPRIPASNQKILSSAFSLDTLGPYYTLKTSLKEINDGSLYIEASGDPDFDKSHLEELINDLNSTNHNPTLKLPIIIKTSNTKNWWPASWSYADRKEEYGAPITKYSIASNSSINALYNPIDNFIYELENTLRKNNLSKKYFVKAVNKEYPIDYISTIKVINSAPLYILLNLVNSESHNFTSEVIFRNSLNDWSHDFPNLKYSNWINKQNFNSENFIFADASGLSRKNRVTTYGLSQFLRRMKLNRFSDYYFSSFSILGVRGSLANVNAPVNLKGRILAKSGRLNDVRSLSGFILGEEKIFSIIVNNMENSTRHIVKILSIVDNTDNCN; from the coding sequence ATGATTAAAAAATTATATTTATATATTGGTTTTATCTTATTATCAGTAAATATAGTTAATGGTAATTTATTTTCATTATTCTCATACATAAGACAAAGGGATAATATTAATAAGATAAGTCCTGAAAAATTTAATATTTGTAAACCTTTGCAAAAAAAATTAGAGGATTATACTTATAACTTCAATGCTAATATTAGCGTAAGTATTTTAGATAAATCAGGTGATTTCATTGTAGATATTAATGGCTATATACCTAGGATTCCTGCTTCTAACCAGAAGATTCTGTCTAGCGCTTTCTCTTTAGATACTTTAGGGCCTTATTATACTCTTAAGACATCTTTAAAAGAGATAAATGATGGAAGCTTATATATTGAAGCATCAGGTGATCCCGATTTCGATAAAAGTCATTTAGAAGAGTTAATTAATGATCTTAATAGTACCAATCATAATCCCACTTTAAAATTACCAATAATAATTAAAACTAGTAATACTAAAAATTGGTGGCCTGCTAGCTGGTCATATGCAGATAGAAAAGAAGAATATGGGGCACCTATTACTAAATATTCAATAGCAAGTAATTCAAGTATTAATGCTTTATATAATCCAATTGATAATTTTATTTATGAGTTAGAGAATACTCTTAGAAAAAATAATTTATCTAAAAAATATTTTGTAAAAGCCGTTAATAAAGAATATCCTATTGATTATATCTCAACAATTAAAGTTATTAATTCTGCCCCTTTATATATCTTGCTAAACCTTGTTAACTCTGAGAGTCACAATTTTACTTCTGAAGTGATTTTCAGAAATTCATTAAATGACTGGTCTCATGATTTTCCTAATCTAAAATATAGTAATTGGATAAATAAACAAAACTTTAATTCTGAAAATTTTATCTTTGCAGATGCCAGTGGGTTATCAAGAAAGAATAGAGTAACCACATATGGCTTATCCCAGTTCTTGAGAAGAATGAAACTTAATAGATTTTCTGACTACTATTTCTCATCTTTTTCAATTTTAGGTGTTAGAGGCTCGTTAGCAAATGTAAATGCTCCAGTAAACCTTAAGGGTAGAATTCTGGCTAAATCTGGAAGACTTAATGATGTTAGATCCCTCTCTGGTTTTATATTAGGAGAGGAAAAAATTTTTAGTATTATTGTGAACAATATGGAGAATTCGACAAGACATATTGTGAAAATATTATCAATAGTAGATAATACTGATAATTGTAATTAA
- the coaD gene encoding pantetheine-phosphate adenylyltransferase — MKALYPGSFDPLTFGHLDLIQRGSDLFGEVLIAVLENPSKKATFPCERRIEQIKNATRDIPGCRTIAFKGLTVDCAREHNADLILRGLRAMSDFEYELQVAHTNRSLNNQYETIFLATETHHSFLSSSVVKEVARFGGEIRHMVPEFIAKDLLALNTN; from the coding sequence ATGAAGGCGCTTTATCCCGGTAGTTTTGACCCATTAACGTTTGGTCACCTTGATCTAATTCAAAGGGGAAGTGATTTGTTTGGAGAAGTTCTCATTGCAGTATTAGAAAATCCGTCAAAAAAGGCAACTTTTCCGTGCGAGAGAAGAATAGAACAGATTAAAAATGCTACCAGAGATATACCAGGTTGTAGAACAATAGCTTTTAAAGGTCTAACGGTGGATTGTGCACGTGAACATAATGCGGATCTTATTTTAAGAGGCTTAAGAGCTATGAGTGATTTTGAATATGAACTACAGGTTGCTCATACTAATCGATCTTTAAATAATCAATACGAAACAATATTTCTCGCAACAGAAACGCATCATAGTTTTTTAAGTAGTTCTGTAGTTAAAGAAGTCGCAAGATTTGGTGGTGAAATTCGTCATATGGTTCCTGAGTTTATAGCCAAAGATCTTTTGGCACTAAATACAAATTAA
- a CDS encoding flavin reductase family protein: MTLNQDAKKVLLRKIPHGLFICAVREGDEINGFTASWVTQGSFTPPLVVMAVRADGSSHGIIQRTKMFSLNVLREDQKDLAAVFFKPQKGLGGRFEACKFTYGELGMPLIEDVIGGVECEVISGVEHGDHTVFVAEVKSAVLNKDGSALNLASTGWNYGG, encoded by the coding sequence ATGACTCTTAATCAGGATGCCAAAAAAGTTCTTTTGCGCAAAATCCCTCACGGATTATTTATTTGTGCTGTTAGAGAAGGAGATGAAATAAATGGTTTTACTGCTAGCTGGGTAACACAAGGTTCATTTACACCTCCATTAGTTGTAATGGCTGTTCGTGCTGATGGATCTAGTCATGGAATTATTCAAAGAACTAAGATGTTTTCTCTAAATGTTCTGAGAGAAGATCAAAAGGATCTAGCTGCTGTTTTCTTTAAGCCACAAAAAGGATTAGGTGGAAGATTTGAAGCTTGTAAATTCACTTATGGAGAGCTTGGTATGCCCTTAATCGAAGATGTTATAGGTGGCGTTGAATGCGAAGTCATTTCAGGCGTAGAACATGGAGATCACACAGTCTTCGTTGCTGAAGTGAAGAGTGCCGTATTGAATAAAGATGGATCTGCCTTAAATTTAGCAAGCACAGGTTGGAACTATGGTGGTTAA
- the uvrC gene encoding excinuclease ABC subunit UvrC codes for MELTPLIKDKSRLSKFLKDIPNDPGCYLMKDSDDRLLYVGKSKKLRNRVRSYFRGSDELSPRISLMVRQVVDIELIVTDNESEALTLESNLIKSRQPYFNVLLKDDKKYPYICITWGDKYPRIFLTRKRRQRQLKDKYYGPYVDVYLLRQTLFSIKKLFPLRQRRIPLYRDRTCLNYSIGRCPGVCQEEISSEDYKNTLKRVEMIFQGRTDELRTLLEKQMLSFSESLKFEEAGSVRDQLKGIDRLYESQKMIIPDSSVCRDIIALASEENISSIQIFQMRSGKLIGRLGYFSDNNNLSNSQILQKVVENHYSNVDPVEIPAEILVQHKLINTELISDWLSEIKKQKVHIKVPKRSKKAEIIKLVEKNANLELQRIKQSHDKNLLELDDLTNILELAKIPKRIECYDISHIQGSDAVASQVVFIDGIAARQHYRKYKIKSSNIKLGHSDDFESMAEVLTRRFRRWARFKEEGGDLNELSNNESSVLDKDNLNDWPDLVVIDGGKGQLSSVLAALQELNLDQNINLISLAKKKEEIFIPNYKQPLDTEPNQPGMLLLRRIRDEAHRFAITFHRQKRSQRMKRSQLNEIPGLGPQRIKLLLEHFRSIEAIQMASLSELSTTPGLGTSTAVVIRNYFHPDENK; via the coding sequence GTGGAATTAACACCGTTAATAAAAGACAAGTCAAGACTATCGAAATTTTTGAAGGATATACCAAATGATCCTGGATGTTATTTGATGAAAGATAGTGATGATAGATTGTTATATGTTGGAAAGTCTAAAAAGTTAAGAAATAGAGTTAGAAGTTATTTTCGAGGAAGTGATGAATTAAGTCCAAGAATTTCCTTAATGGTAAGGCAAGTTGTAGATATCGAATTGATAGTTACTGATAACGAAAGTGAAGCATTAACCCTAGAATCTAATTTAATAAAATCTCGTCAACCCTATTTCAATGTTCTATTAAAAGATGATAAGAAATATCCTTATATTTGTATAACATGGGGTGATAAATACCCTAGAATCTTTTTAACTAGAAAAAGACGCCAAAGACAATTAAAGGACAAGTATTATGGTCCATATGTTGATGTTTATTTGCTTAGGCAGACGCTGTTTAGTATAAAAAAACTTTTTCCTCTTAGACAACGAAGAATACCGCTTTACAGGGATAGAACATGTCTTAACTATTCAATTGGTAGATGTCCAGGTGTTTGCCAAGAGGAGATTAGTTCTGAGGACTATAAAAATACACTAAAAAGAGTTGAAATGATTTTTCAAGGTAGAACGGATGAATTAAGAACATTATTAGAAAAACAAATGCTCTCTTTTTCAGAGTCATTAAAGTTTGAGGAAGCTGGATCAGTTAGGGACCAGCTTAAAGGTATAGATAGATTATATGAATCTCAAAAGATGATTATTCCTGATTCATCTGTATGCAGGGATATAATTGCATTGGCATCAGAAGAAAATATATCATCTATTCAAATTTTTCAAATGCGATCAGGTAAGTTAATTGGAAGATTAGGATATTTCTCTGATAATAATAATCTAAGTAATTCTCAAATACTTCAAAAAGTTGTTGAAAATCATTACTCCAATGTAGATCCTGTTGAAATACCAGCAGAAATATTAGTTCAACATAAATTAATTAATACAGAGTTAATATCTGATTGGCTTAGTGAAATAAAAAAGCAAAAAGTTCATATTAAAGTCCCAAAAAGATCAAAGAAAGCGGAAATTATTAAATTAGTAGAAAAGAATGCAAATTTAGAGTTGCAAAGGATAAAACAATCACATGATAAAAACTTACTGGAGCTAGACGATTTAACCAATATCCTTGAGCTGGCAAAAATTCCAAAAAGAATTGAATGTTACGATATTAGTCATATACAAGGTAGTGATGCTGTCGCTTCTCAAGTTGTTTTTATTGATGGTATCGCAGCTAGACAACACTATAGAAAATATAAAATCAAAAGTTCTAATATAAAACTTGGGCATAGCGATGATTTCGAATCTATGGCTGAAGTTCTTACTAGGAGATTTAGAAGATGGGCCCGTTTTAAAGAAGAGGGTGGTGATTTAAATGAATTATCAAATAATGAATCTAGTGTCTTAGACAAGGATAATTTGAATGACTGGCCCGATTTGGTTGTAATAGATGGTGGTAAAGGTCAATTAAGCTCAGTATTAGCCGCTTTACAGGAGTTAAATCTTGATCAAAATATAAATCTTATATCTTTAGCCAAAAAGAAAGAGGAGATTTTTATTCCAAATTATAAACAGCCATTAGACACTGAGCCAAATCAACCAGGAATGCTTTTATTGCGAAGGATTAGAGATGAAGCTCATAGGTTTGCAATTACCTTTCACAGGCAAAAGAGAAGTCAGCGTATGAAACGTTCTCAATTAAATGAGATTCCTGGTTTGGGACCACAAAGAATTAAATTATTATTGGAGCATTTTAGGTCTATAGAAGCTATCCAAATGGCATCTCTCTCTGAACTTTCAACAACACCTGGCTTGGGAACATCTACTGCTGTTGTTATTAGAAATTATTTTCATCCTGATGAAAATAAATAA
- the hemJ gene encoding protoporphyrinogen oxidase HemJ: MIFSPETYLWFKSFHIIGVVVWFAGLFYLVRLFIYHVEVQSEKEEIRDLFNKQYTLMEKRLANIITTPGMILAVIMASGLLYMQPSYLSQAWMQIKLLFVAFLLVYHFYCYKIMNELTNNQYNYSGQQLRALNELPTLLLVVVVMLVVFKNQFPTSAASWLIFGLILFMAASIQFYAKWRRNRKQLT; encoded by the coding sequence ATGATTTTTTCGCCGGAGACATATTTATGGTTTAAATCCTTTCATATTATCGGTGTTGTAGTTTGGTTCGCAGGCTTATTTTATTTAGTCAGATTATTTATTTATCATGTAGAAGTACAAAGTGAGAAGGAAGAAATTAGGGATTTATTTAACAAGCAATATACATTAATGGAGAAAAGATTAGCTAATATTATAACAACGCCTGGAATGATTTTAGCTGTCATCATGGCATCTGGATTGTTATATATGCAGCCTTCATATCTTTCTCAGGCATGGATGCAGATTAAACTATTGTTTGTTGCTTTTTTACTTGTCTATCATTTTTATTGCTATAAAATCATGAATGAATTAACAAACAATCAGTATAATTATAGTGGCCAGCAACTACGAGCTTTGAATGAGTTGCCAACACTATTATTGGTAGTTGTTGTAATGCTTGTTGTATTTAAAAACCAGTTCCCTACAAGTGCAGCTAGCTGGTTAATATTTGGATTGATTCTCTTTATGGCAGCAAGTATACAATTTTATGCTAAATGGAGAAGGAATAGGAAACAACTTACTTAA
- a CDS encoding PHP domain-containing protein produces the protein MSNIDSIKLKKIIKSITKESCPNSINFHMHSTYSDGSLTAKEIYNQAIDLNIDHYAITDHHSVDAYIELSKLEDATLNFKLSFPKLWTGIEITCLLKGCLVHVLGLGFDHKSKYLSPYIENKSAIGNELLASTVVDSIHKANGIAVLAHPARYKLPFDILIDEASKLNFDAVETWYNYERANNWIPSKFVCDKIFDCANSYSLLSTCGTDSHGLSLLRR, from the coding sequence ATGTCTAATATTGATTCTATTAAATTAAAAAAAATAATTAAATCAATTACAAAAGAAAGTTGTCCAAACTCTATTAATTTCCATATGCATTCAACATATAGTGATGGAAGTTTGACTGCTAAAGAAATTTATAACCAAGCAATTGATCTCAATATTGATCATTATGCAATCACAGATCATCATTCAGTTGATGCTTATATTGAATTAAGTAAATTGGAAGACGCTACACTCAACTTCAAATTAAGTTTTCCTAAACTTTGGACTGGAATAGAAATTACTTGTTTATTGAAAGGGTGCTTGGTTCATGTTTTAGGTCTTGGTTTTGATCATAAATCAAAATACTTATCACCTTATATTGAGAATAAGTCTGCTATTGGTAATGAATTATTAGCTTCGACTGTGGTTGATTCGATTCATAAAGCTAATGGTATTGCTGTGTTGGCTCATCCCGCAAGATATAAGCTTCCATTTGATATCTTGATTGACGAAGCATCTAAACTAAATTTTGATGCTGTTGAAACATGGTATAACTACGAACGAGCAAATAATTGGATCCCTTCAAAATTTGTCTGCGATAAAATATTTGATTGTGCAAACTCTTATTCTTTATTATCAACATGTGGTACAGATAGCCACGGATTATCTCTTCTTAGACGTTGA